The following proteins come from a genomic window of Geothrix edaphica:
- a CDS encoding cupin domain-containing protein, with translation MTLLMPTCAEVVGLLTEYEEGALGPLGWLGLKLHLSLCPPCRAFLDSFERTPDLLRKLWPEPPAPAAERALGGALAALRQGRIPRGPVHHPEDEAWSALEPGGDPFKALLLRVHLGHCDSCRSQHPAGEAIPATGPSGGDALGLLRPHLPPEDHWRWTRRGLGGAHVAQLLRDPATGATLNLARMPGGMSMPLHGHGGSELSLVLSGTLQDGPAHLGPGDWLACGAGQQHGPTAGPGAECWALLRIEGGIRFAGWRRILGAVG, from the coding sequence ATGACGCTGCTCATGCCCACCTGCGCCGAAGTCGTCGGCCTGCTCACCGAGTACGAAGAGGGCGCCCTGGGGCCCCTCGGCTGGCTCGGCCTCAAGTTGCACCTGAGTCTCTGCCCGCCTTGCCGGGCCTTCCTGGACAGCTTCGAGCGCACCCCGGACCTGCTGAGGAAGCTCTGGCCCGAGCCGCCCGCCCCGGCCGCGGAGCGCGCCCTGGGCGGCGCCCTCGCCGCCCTGCGTCAGGGCCGGATTCCCCGGGGCCCCGTACATCATCCAGAGGACGAGGCCTGGTCGGCGCTGGAACCCGGCGGCGATCCCTTCAAGGCCCTGCTGCTGAGGGTGCACCTGGGCCACTGCGACAGCTGCCGAAGCCAGCACCCCGCGGGCGAGGCCATTCCCGCCACGGGCCCTTCCGGCGGGGATGCCCTCGGCCTGCTCCGGCCCCACCTGCCGCCGGAGGACCACTGGCGCTGGACCCGTCGCGGCCTGGGCGGCGCCCACGTGGCCCAGCTCCTGCGGGATCCCGCCACTGGCGCCACCCTGAACCTGGCCCGCATGCCCGGCGGGATGAGCATGCCCCTGCACGGCCATGGCGGCTCCGAACTGTCCCTGGTCCTCTCCGGCACCCTGCAGGACGGCCCTGCCCACCTGGGCCCCGGCGACTGGCTGGCCTGCGGCGCCGGGCAGCAGCACGGACCCACCGCCGGCCCGGGCGCCGAGTGCTGGGCCCTCCTCCGCATCGAAGGCGGCATCCGCTTCGCAGGCTGGCGGCGCATCCTGGGGGCCGTGGGCTGA
- a CDS encoding RNA polymerase sigma factor — protein MSPAPASPSEAALVQAAAGGDPEAFEALVRPHLGMLFRVIDRILGNEAESQDALQDALLTILRELPGFQGASKFSTWAYRICVNQALMARRKRVRRREDAIEDLMPRFGDDGHHKEVDLLLEWSEDAEALMKVEQEELKARVRQGLDRLSDDQRAVFVLRDLEGWDTDEISRHLGITRELVRQRVHRARLALRALLPEFAPRPVEDR, from the coding sequence ATGAGCCCCGCGCCCGCCAGCCCCTCCGAGGCGGCCCTGGTCCAGGCGGCGGCCGGGGGCGACCCCGAGGCCTTCGAGGCCCTGGTCCGCCCGCACCTGGGCATGCTTTTCCGGGTCATCGACCGCATCCTCGGCAATGAGGCCGAGAGCCAGGATGCCCTCCAGGACGCCCTCCTCACCATCCTCCGGGAGCTGCCGGGCTTCCAGGGCGCCAGCAAGTTCAGCACCTGGGCCTACCGCATCTGCGTGAACCAGGCCCTCATGGCCCGGCGGAAGCGGGTCCGGCGCCGGGAGGACGCCATCGAGGATCTGATGCCACGTTTCGGTGACGACGGGCATCACAAGGAGGTGGACCTGCTCCTCGAATGGAGCGAGGACGCGGAGGCTTTGATGAAGGTCGAACAGGAAGAGCTGAAGGCCAGGGTCCGGCAGGGCCTGGACCGGCTGTCCGACGACCAGCGGGCCGTCTTCGTCCTGCGCGACCTCGAGGGCTGGGACACGGACGAGATCAGCCGCCACCTGGGCATCACCCGCGAGCTGGTGCGCCAGCGCGTGCACCGGGCCCGGCTGGCCCTGCGGGCCCTGCTGCCCGAATTCGCGCCGCGGCCAGTGGAGGACCGATGA
- a CDS encoding DMT family transporter, with the protein MTGHGDSMRGAALVALAALLWSSSGLFIKVLPLCALQIAFARSLVAALTIALVVRLRGGRPFPRPDALALACAVSYAGVLVFFVAATKLTTAANAIFLQFSAPIYLVFLEPRLAGRRVAARDLTAVIVCLGAMALFFVGRLGAGTLSGNILGVASGLCLALFSLSLKLQRDRRPEVDPISSIILGNFLVALLCAPLALRGFHPTPSQTGILLYLGVFQIGVAYLLFNAGMKHLSATGAVVTGTLEAVLNPIWVFLGIGERPSAWALLGGLLILGTIIWYSLPPRLSRRLPARL; encoded by the coding sequence ATGACCGGACATGGCGACAGCATGCGGGGCGCGGCCCTGGTGGCGCTCGCGGCCCTGCTCTGGAGCTCCAGTGGCCTGTTCATCAAGGTGCTGCCCCTGTGCGCACTGCAGATCGCCTTCGCCCGCAGCCTGGTGGCGGCCCTCACCATCGCCCTGGTGGTGCGGCTGCGGGGCGGGCGCCCCTTCCCCCGGCCGGATGCGCTGGCCCTGGCCTGCGCCGTCTCGTACGCCGGCGTGCTGGTGTTCTTCGTGGCCGCCACCAAGCTCACCACCGCGGCGAACGCGATCTTCCTGCAGTTCTCCGCACCCATCTACCTGGTGTTCCTCGAGCCGCGCCTGGCCGGCCGCCGGGTCGCGGCCCGGGACCTCACGGCGGTGATCGTCTGCCTCGGGGCCATGGCGCTCTTCTTCGTGGGCCGCCTCGGCGCGGGCACCCTGTCCGGCAATATCCTCGGCGTCGCCTCGGGCCTCTGCCTGGCCCTCTTCTCCCTCTCCCTCAAGCTGCAGCGGGACCGCCGCCCGGAGGTGGATCCCATCAGCTCCATCATCCTGGGCAACTTCCTGGTGGCACTCCTGTGCGCGCCCTTGGCCCTGCGGGGTTTCCACCCGACGCCAAGCCAGACCGGCATCCTCCTCTACCTCGGCGTCTTCCAGATCGGCGTGGCCTACCTCCTGTTCAACGCCGGCATGAAGCACCTCTCCGCCACCGGCGCCGTGGTGACCGGCACCCTCGAGGCCGTCCTCAATCCCATCTGGGTGTTCCTCGGGATCGGCGAGCGGCCTTCGGCCTGGGCCCTCCTGGGCGGACTGCTGATCCTGGGGACGATCATCTGGTACAGCCTGCCACCCCGCCTCTCGAGACGCCTACCCGCGCGGTTGTGA
- the hydG gene encoding [FeFe] hydrogenase H-cluster radical SAM maturase HydG, with protein sequence MGRLLDAAPAQDPVRVRDILARARELGGLEEADLPILMALRQPELLDELFHAAEQVKEEIYGRRIVLFAPLYVSNLCGNECLYCAFRASNRDLARRALSQAEIAADVRHLLRQGHKRLLLVAGEAYPQEGLDYILKAIRTVYATREGTESIRRVNVNIAPLDLQGFRRLRETRIGTYQLFQETYHRATYALMHPRGLKADYDWRLGCMDRAMQAGIEDVGIGALFGLHDWRFELLALLRHARHLEDRFGCGPHTISVPRIEPAEGSATSEAPPFAVTDADFRKLVAILRLAVPYTGLILSTRERPEIRREVFHLGISQISAGSRTNPGGYEEDGGDGGAQFSLGDHRDLDEVVHDLAESGFIPSFCTSCYRLGRTGADFMDLARPGEIKLHCQPNALATLQEFVEDHAGPATRAAAGALVAGSLAAMDDRARTRAESMVARVRRGERDVFC encoded by the coding sequence ATGGGCCGGCTGTTGGATGCTGCGCCGGCGCAGGATCCTGTCCGCGTTCGCGACATCCTCGCCCGGGCCCGGGAGCTGGGGGGCCTGGAGGAGGCCGACCTCCCGATCCTCATGGCCCTCCGGCAGCCCGAGCTGCTGGACGAGCTGTTCCACGCGGCCGAGCAGGTGAAGGAGGAGATCTACGGCCGGCGCATCGTCCTGTTCGCGCCGCTCTATGTGTCGAACCTCTGCGGCAACGAGTGCCTCTACTGCGCGTTCAGGGCCTCCAACCGCGACCTGGCCCGCCGCGCGCTGAGCCAGGCGGAGATCGCCGCCGACGTGCGCCACCTCCTGCGCCAGGGCCACAAGCGCCTGCTGCTCGTGGCGGGCGAAGCCTACCCCCAGGAGGGCCTGGACTACATCCTGAAGGCCATCCGCACGGTCTACGCCACGCGCGAAGGCACCGAGAGCATCCGCCGGGTGAATGTGAACATCGCCCCCCTGGACCTCCAGGGCTTCCGGCGCCTCAGGGAAACCCGGATCGGTACCTATCAGCTGTTCCAGGAAACCTACCACCGGGCCACCTACGCGCTGATGCATCCCCGCGGCCTCAAGGCCGACTACGACTGGCGCCTGGGCTGCATGGACCGGGCCATGCAGGCGGGCATCGAGGATGTGGGCATCGGCGCCCTCTTCGGCCTCCATGACTGGCGCTTCGAGCTGCTGGCCCTCCTGCGCCACGCCCGCCACCTGGAAGACCGCTTCGGGTGCGGGCCCCACACCATCAGCGTGCCGCGCATCGAGCCCGCCGAGGGTTCCGCCACCAGCGAAGCCCCGCCCTTCGCCGTGACCGACGCCGACTTCCGCAAGCTCGTCGCCATCCTCCGGCTGGCGGTGCCCTACACGGGGCTGATCCTCAGCACCCGCGAACGCCCGGAGATCCGCCGCGAGGTCTTCCACCTGGGCATCAGCCAGATCAGCGCGGGGAGCCGCACCAACCCCGGCGGCTACGAAGAGGACGGCGGCGACGGCGGCGCCCAGTTCTCCCTGGGTGATCACCGCGACCTGGACGAGGTGGTGCACGACCTGGCGGAGTCCGGCTTCATCCCCAGCTTCTGCACCAGCTGCTACCGCCTGGGCCGCACCGGCGCCGACTTCATGGACCTCGCCAGGCCCGGCGAGATCAAGCTCCATTGCCAGCCCAACGCCCTCGCCACCCTCCAGGAGTTCGTGGAGGACCATGCCGGCCCCGCCACCCGCGCCGCGGCCGGAGCCCTGGTCGCGGGCAGCCTCGCCGCCATGGACGACCGGGCCCGCACGCGCGCCGAGTCCATGGTGGCGCGCGTGCGGCGCGGCGAACGCGACGTCTTCTGCTGA
- a CDS encoding sensor histidine kinase, whose protein sequence is MATPDSPSGPKPIPPPPKADSGPKLTAAGAKAASGPKQVPPPAPRPQGAELLAELMQAQRQFTQAMQEVRDLRGKLSRRSHQMQVLQHVSEILAATSKGGQVVSVVLEVLAQEFRCPRAVVWTLEDGGSGYVPKEGTGLTRAEWSAMRLPAPNPFPETPLVLFQSQWLDSPTGGAALAALRGTGGGSLYFVPFEHQLLLMGFVILAMPADRQVEEEELDSISILQRQTAISLYNAWLFQDLSEQRDALQRQTLELERVNDALREADQLKSEFLALTSHELRTPLTGILGFTRLVMDGLYDDAEEMRSMLQDSYTSGQHLLGLLNDILDLAKIESGRLEVHCEPTGLSQLLEEVKPIAEAYPRRPGVELVWSDAAGIPEVMVDSSRLKQVLLNLLSNALKFTKEGSVSVVVERHPGIIALMVVDTGIGVSLEGQARLFQKFAQAEGGHAREYGGTGLGLVICKHLMSMMGGTISLHSEGLGHGSTLKITMPIA, encoded by the coding sequence ATGGCCACCCCCGACTCCCCTTCCGGCCCCAAGCCGATCCCGCCGCCCCCGAAAGCCGACTCCGGTCCGAAGCTGACGGCCGCGGGTGCGAAGGCGGCCTCCGGCCCCAAGCAGGTGCCGCCGCCGGCCCCGCGGCCCCAGGGCGCGGAGCTGCTGGCGGAGTTGATGCAGGCCCAGCGGCAGTTCACCCAGGCCATGCAGGAGGTCCGGGATCTGCGCGGCAAGCTGAGCCGCCGGTCCCACCAGATGCAGGTCCTCCAGCACGTGTCCGAGATCCTGGCGGCCACCTCCAAGGGCGGCCAGGTGGTCAGCGTGGTCCTCGAGGTGCTGGCCCAGGAGTTCCGCTGCCCCCGCGCCGTGGTCTGGACGCTGGAGGACGGCGGCTCGGGCTACGTGCCCAAGGAGGGCACCGGGCTCACCCGCGCCGAATGGTCCGCCATGCGCCTGCCCGCCCCGAACCCCTTCCCGGAGACCCCCCTGGTGCTGTTCCAGAGCCAGTGGCTGGACTCGCCCACCGGCGGTGCGGCCCTCGCGGCGCTGCGGGGGACCGGAGGCGGGAGCCTCTACTTCGTCCCCTTCGAGCACCAGCTGCTCCTCATGGGCTTCGTGATCCTGGCCATGCCCGCGGACCGGCAGGTGGAGGAGGAGGAGCTGGATTCCATCTCCATCCTCCAGCGGCAGACCGCCATCTCGCTCTACAACGCCTGGCTGTTCCAGGACCTGTCCGAGCAGCGGGACGCCCTCCAGCGCCAGACCCTCGAGCTGGAGCGCGTGAATGACGCCCTGCGCGAGGCGGACCAGCTCAAGAGCGAGTTCCTGGCCCTCACCAGCCACGAGCTCCGCACGCCGCTCACGGGCATCCTCGGCTTCACGCGCCTGGTCATGGACGGCCTCTACGACGATGCCGAGGAGATGCGGTCCATGCTCCAGGACAGCTACACCTCGGGGCAGCACCTGCTGGGACTGCTCAACGACATCCTGGACCTGGCGAAGATCGAATCCGGCCGCCTGGAAGTCCATTGCGAGCCCACCGGCCTCAGCCAGCTGCTGGAAGAGGTGAAGCCCATCGCCGAGGCCTATCCGCGCCGCCCCGGCGTGGAGCTGGTCTGGTCCGATGCCGCCGGCATCCCGGAGGTGATGGTGGACTCCAGCCGCCTCAAGCAGGTGCTCCTCAACCTGCTGTCGAACGCCCTGAAGTTCACCAAGGAGGGGAGCGTCAGCGTGGTGGTGGAGCGGCACCCCGGCATCATCGCCCTGATGGTGGTGGATACCGGCATCGGCGTGAGTCTCGAGGGCCAGGCCCGCCTCTTCCAGAAGTTCGCCCAGGCCGAAGGCGGCCATGCCCGGGAATATGGCGGCACCGGCCTCGGCCTCGTCATCTGCAAGCACCTCATGAGCATGATGGGCGGCACCATCAGCCTCCACAGCGAGGGCCTCGGACACGGGAGCACGCTGAAGATCACGATGCCGATCGCGTAG
- a CDS encoding DegT/DnrJ/EryC1/StrS family aminotransferase has product MSYVRRTHFLPFTRPMVGEEEIAEMIDTIHSGWITTGPKSAAFEEKLKAYNGVPHCLAMNSATTAQEITMQVLNLQPGDEVITTSLTWVSTLSTVVLQGGVPVLVDIDPVTLNLDPAKLEAAITPRTKGIIPVHLTGLPCPMEAIWAVAEKHGLWVIEDAAQAMGAHYKGTKIGGDPRSIMSVYSFHPNKNMTTGEGGAIAFFNDDYESRIKRLRFHGIDRDAWKRFAKEGSPHTEVYEPARKANFMDLQAAMGLHQIDKLDGFNARRGVLFHRYLDLMKDMDEVLLPWPGDADHGHCFHLFVLRIHPEKVGLDRDAFVAALKEENIGTGIHYRPAHIHPWYGDFYAANPQHLPKDGLPHTEWSGERLLSLPLWPGLSEADQDQTVGAIKHVIAQAKARSRATR; this is encoded by the coding sequence ATGTCCTATGTCCGCCGGACCCACTTCCTGCCCTTCACCCGCCCCATGGTGGGCGAGGAGGAGATCGCAGAGATGATCGACACGATCCACAGCGGGTGGATCACCACGGGGCCGAAGTCGGCGGCCTTCGAGGAGAAGCTCAAGGCCTACAACGGCGTGCCCCACTGCCTGGCCATGAACAGCGCCACCACCGCCCAGGAGATCACCATGCAGGTGCTGAACCTGCAGCCCGGCGACGAGGTCATCACCACCTCGCTGACCTGGGTGAGCACGCTCAGCACCGTGGTGCTGCAAGGCGGCGTTCCGGTGCTGGTGGACATCGACCCGGTGACGCTGAACCTCGATCCCGCCAAGCTCGAGGCCGCCATCACGCCGCGCACGAAGGGCATCATCCCGGTGCACCTCACGGGCCTGCCGTGCCCCATGGAGGCGATCTGGGCGGTGGCCGAGAAGCATGGCCTCTGGGTCATCGAGGACGCGGCCCAGGCCATGGGCGCCCACTACAAGGGCACGAAGATCGGCGGCGACCCGCGCTCGATCATGAGCGTCTACAGCTTCCACCCGAACAAGAACATGACCACGGGCGAGGGCGGCGCCATCGCCTTCTTCAACGACGACTACGAAAGCCGCATCAAGCGCCTGCGCTTCCACGGCATCGACCGGGATGCCTGGAAGCGCTTCGCCAAGGAGGGCAGCCCCCACACGGAGGTCTACGAGCCCGCCCGCAAGGCCAACTTCATGGACCTCCAGGCGGCCATGGGCCTGCACCAGATCGACAAGCTGGACGGCTTCAACGCGCGGCGCGGCGTGCTGTTCCACCGCTACCTCGATCTGATGAAGGACATGGACGAAGTGCTGCTGCCCTGGCCCGGCGATGCCGACCACGGCCACTGCTTCCACCTCTTCGTGCTGCGCATCCACCCTGAGAAGGTGGGCCTCGATCGCGACGCCTTCGTGGCCGCCCTCAAGGAGGAGAACATCGGCACGGGCATCCACTACCGCCCGGCCCACATCCACCCCTGGTACGGGGACTTCTATGCGGCGAACCCGCAGCACCTCCCCAAGGACGGCCTGCCCCACACCGAGTGGAGCGGCGAGCGACTCCTGAGCCTGCCCCTGTGGCCAGGCCTCAGCGAAGCCGACCAGGATCAGACCGTGGGCGCCATCAAGCACGTGATCGCCCAGGCCAAGGCCCGGAGCCGCGCCACCCGCTGA
- a CDS encoding HAD-IG family 5'-nucleotidase, which produces MTAWDLALLAAPPLLLNGEDRLPPERKLFALRTLPLGEIQAIGFDMDHTLARYRAPEIDELAFKKAARFLVRDRGYSPWLLEIEYDPAFAVRGLVLDGLRGNLLKLNRERQVVRACHGTRAMPRPALDAVYSRRRLSTTAKGFRSIDTLFEIPESHLYARMVDGFDQGRLKAENYLQLFRDVRWAVDTTHRNGEMKMEILEHRDFFIPHDPQLALALDRLKREGKKLFLLTNSEWSFTAGVLGHLLDGQDPARPRWTDYFDLVVVSSRKPGFFLDTPEPVPLEGWPRCFTGGHAAWLEAQLGAEGEQVLYVGDHIYGDVLRSKKNASWRTLLLVPELEHEIKLLEARNQDMRDLLRLETIRRRTLRRASVLMDQWKRNRVRRHVLGARLSTEAAIALDHEAAHLASSAEALQRRAELQNLELDTLTKSVEAAFNPTWGPMFRDRDEQTRFADQIQQFACAYTGRVGNLYMYDPHATVYAPLPALPHERMM; this is translated from the coding sequence ATGACCGCCTGGGACCTCGCCCTGCTCGCCGCGCCGCCGCTGCTGCTGAACGGAGAGGACCGGCTGCCGCCGGAGCGCAAGCTCTTCGCCCTGCGCACGCTGCCCCTGGGCGAGATCCAGGCCATCGGCTTCGACATGGACCACACCCTGGCGCGCTACCGGGCACCGGAGATCGACGAGCTGGCCTTCAAGAAGGCGGCCCGGTTCCTGGTACGCGACCGCGGCTACTCGCCCTGGCTCCTGGAGATCGAGTACGACCCGGCCTTCGCGGTGCGGGGCCTGGTGCTGGATGGCCTGCGGGGCAACCTGCTCAAGCTCAACCGCGAGCGCCAGGTGGTCCGCGCCTGCCATGGCACCCGCGCGATGCCCCGCCCCGCCCTGGACGCGGTCTACAGCCGCCGGCGCCTGTCCACGACCGCCAAGGGGTTCCGCAGCATCGACACCCTCTTCGAGATTCCCGAGAGCCACCTCTACGCCCGCATGGTGGATGGGTTCGACCAGGGCCGGCTGAAGGCCGAGAACTACCTCCAGCTCTTCCGGGACGTGCGCTGGGCCGTGGACACCACCCACCGCAACGGCGAGATGAAGATGGAGATCCTGGAGCACCGGGACTTCTTCATTCCCCACGACCCCCAGCTGGCCCTGGCCCTGGACCGGCTCAAACGCGAGGGGAAGAAGCTCTTCCTCCTCACCAACAGCGAGTGGAGCTTCACGGCCGGCGTCCTGGGCCACCTGCTGGATGGGCAGGATCCGGCCCGGCCCCGCTGGACCGACTACTTCGACCTGGTGGTGGTCAGCAGCCGCAAGCCCGGGTTCTTCCTCGACACGCCGGAGCCGGTGCCCCTGGAGGGCTGGCCCCGCTGCTTCACCGGTGGCCACGCCGCCTGGCTGGAGGCCCAGCTCGGGGCGGAGGGCGAGCAGGTGCTCTACGTGGGCGACCACATCTACGGCGATGTGCTCCGGTCCAAGAAGAACGCCTCCTGGCGGACCCTGCTGCTGGTGCCCGAGCTGGAGCACGAGATCAAGCTGCTGGAGGCGCGGAACCAGGACATGCGCGACCTGCTGCGCCTCGAGACCATCCGCCGCCGCACCCTCCGCCGGGCCTCGGTGCTCATGGACCAGTGGAAGCGCAACCGGGTGCGGCGCCATGTGCTGGGGGCCCGCCTCAGCACCGAGGCCGCCATCGCCCTGGACCACGAGGCCGCCCACTTGGCCAGCAGCGCCGAGGCCCTCCAGCGGCGGGCGGAGCTGCAGAACCTGGAGCTGGACACCCTCACGAAGTCCGTGGAGGCCGCCTTCAATCCCACCTGGGGGCCCATGTTCCGGGACCGGGACGAGCAGACCCGCTTTGCCGACCAGATCCAGCAGTTCGCCTGCGCCTACACCGGCCGCGTGGGCAACCTCTACATGTATGATCCCCACGCGACGGTGTACGCGCCGCTGCCCGCCCTGCCCCACGAACGGATGATGTGA
- the amrS gene encoding AmmeMemoRadiSam system radical SAM enzyme, whose translation MDGSPHPARWWHRLGDGRLQCDLCPRDCKLGEGQRGACFVRQNLAGGMVLTTYGRSSGFGIDPIEKKPLNHVLPGSKVLSFGTAGCNLMCRFCQNWDISKSRDMDRLLERASPEAIAHAAEAAGCRSVAFTYNDPVIFAEYAMDVADACHARGLRTVAVTAGYIHDEPRRAFFAKMDAANVDLKAFTEAFYARLSVAHLQPVLDTLRYLRHETGTWLEITTLLIPGQNDSTGELTALSEWIAGELGPDVPLHFSAFHPDYRMLDLPRTPAATLTRAREIALAAGLHYVYTGNVHDPAGGTTYCPACRAVLIVRDWFRIDANRLRPDGRCPDCGAAIPGDFDPAVRAAPGTVRQSSPTP comes from the coding sequence GTGGACGGTTCCCCCCATCCCGCCCGCTGGTGGCACCGCCTCGGGGACGGGCGCCTCCAGTGCGACCTCTGCCCCCGGGACTGCAAGCTGGGCGAGGGTCAGCGGGGCGCCTGCTTCGTGAGGCAGAACCTGGCCGGCGGCATGGTCCTGACCACGTACGGCCGCTCCTCCGGCTTCGGCATCGATCCCATCGAGAAGAAGCCCCTGAACCACGTCCTGCCGGGCTCGAAGGTGCTGTCCTTCGGCACTGCGGGCTGCAACCTCATGTGCAGGTTCTGCCAGAACTGGGACATCAGCAAGTCCAGGGACATGGACCGGCTGCTGGAGCGGGCTTCCCCCGAGGCCATCGCCCATGCCGCCGAGGCCGCGGGCTGCCGGAGCGTGGCCTTCACCTACAACGACCCGGTGATCTTCGCGGAATACGCCATGGATGTGGCGGATGCCTGCCACGCGCGGGGCCTCCGGACCGTGGCCGTGACCGCCGGCTACATCCATGACGAGCCCCGGCGCGCCTTCTTCGCGAAGATGGACGCCGCCAACGTGGACCTCAAGGCCTTCACGGAGGCCTTCTACGCCAGGCTCTCCGTGGCCCACCTCCAGCCCGTCCTGGACACTCTCCGCTACCTCAGGCACGAGACCGGCACCTGGCTCGAGATCACCACCCTCCTCATTCCCGGCCAGAACGACAGCACGGGCGAGCTCACCGCACTGTCCGAATGGATCGCCGGGGAACTGGGCCCGGATGTCCCCCTGCACTTCAGCGCCTTCCACCCGGACTACCGGATGCTGGACCTTCCCCGGACACCCGCGGCCACCCTCACCCGGGCGCGGGAGATCGCCCTCGCCGCCGGGCTCCACTACGTCTACACCGGCAATGTGCACGATCCCGCCGGGGGCACCACCTACTGCCCCGCCTGCCGGGCCGTGCTCATCGTGCGCGACTGGTTCCGAATCGACGCCAACCGCCTCAGGCCGGACGGCCGCTGCCCCGACTGCGGTGCGGCGATCCCCGGGGACTTCGACCCGGCGGTCCGCGCCGCCCCTGGCACTGTGAGACAATCAAGCCCGACACCGTGA
- a CDS encoding sensor histidine kinase: MAPRAQPLPLQRIIFLSVSVVLCLQVGWWIRLQIRDSGRLLEARTQALRAGRAQAWQMDSMKLLTILHTQPDPSSRDGAVEGRVPAMPSLAERRQMIQAAYPQVELVPRPMAPDDPLMLDGAAFLTLRPAPLKELEDERWHAVFRASTEGAFMVFAVLFGFVLLYRKLSEELDLKLRQRNFTSAVTHELKTPIASLRVWTETLFTRELVPDQRQRIRGLMEKDLERLNELVGNLLDVARAESGSLVLHLAPLELGPWLAGVCEGMDHRLGPGALGLKLECSSDPLWVDADPKALSTVVENLLSNAYKYASEPRQTTVTLDGDGEDVLLVVSDQGHGISAKDLPRVFHRFFRVGDEMTRQVAGTGLGLFLVKEIVTRHGGEVRVSSRGPGFGSAFTIRLPRRAVPEAS, translated from the coding sequence ATGGCCCCTCGCGCCCAGCCCCTCCCGCTGCAACGGATCATCTTCCTGTCCGTGTCCGTGGTCCTGTGCCTCCAGGTCGGCTGGTGGATCCGGCTGCAGATCCGCGATTCAGGGCGGCTTCTGGAGGCGCGCACCCAGGCCCTGAGGGCCGGGCGGGCCCAGGCCTGGCAGATGGACAGCATGAAACTGCTCACCATCCTGCATACCCAGCCCGATCCCTCCTCGCGCGACGGAGCCGTGGAAGGGCGGGTCCCGGCCATGCCCAGCCTCGCGGAGCGCCGGCAGATGATCCAGGCGGCCTATCCCCAGGTGGAGCTGGTGCCCCGGCCCATGGCGCCGGATGATCCCCTCATGCTGGACGGGGCCGCCTTCCTCACGCTGCGTCCCGCGCCCCTGAAGGAGCTGGAGGACGAGCGCTGGCACGCCGTCTTCCGCGCCAGCACGGAAGGCGCCTTCATGGTATTCGCCGTGCTGTTCGGCTTCGTCCTCCTCTACCGGAAGCTCTCGGAGGAGCTGGATCTCAAGCTGCGCCAGCGGAACTTCACCTCCGCCGTCACCCACGAGCTGAAGACCCCCATCGCCTCCCTGCGGGTGTGGACGGAGACCCTCTTCACCCGGGAGCTCGTCCCGGATCAGCGCCAGCGGATCCGCGGGCTCATGGAGAAGGACCTCGAGCGCCTGAACGAGCTGGTGGGCAACCTGCTGGACGTGGCCAGGGCCGAGTCCGGCAGCCTGGTCCTCCACCTCGCCCCGCTGGAGCTGGGCCCATGGCTGGCCGGGGTCTGCGAGGGCATGGACCATCGCCTGGGCCCGGGAGCCCTGGGGCTGAAGCTGGAGTGCTCGTCCGACCCCCTGTGGGTGGACGCGGACCCCAAGGCCCTGAGCACCGTCGTGGAGAACCTCCTGTCCAACGCCTACAAGTACGCCTCGGAGCCCCGGCAGACCACGGTGACCCTCGATGGGGACGGGGAGGATGTGCTCCTGGTGGTGAGCGACCAGGGCCACGGCATCAGCGCCAAGGACCTGCCCCGGGTCTTCCACCGCTTCTTCCGGGTGGGCGACGAGATGACCCGGCAGGTGGCCGGCACCGGGCTGGGCCTCTTCCTCGTGAAGGAGATCGTGACCCGCCACGGGGGTGAAGTGCGCGTGTCCAGCCGGGGCCCCGGCTTCGGATCCGCCTTCACCATCCGCCTGCCCCGCCGGGCGGTCCCGGAGGCCTCATGA
- the amrA gene encoding AmmeMemoRadiSam system protein A produces MTQPPTLTDRGPTLLAIARGAVAERLGLVAPPCAEARWLEEPGATFVTLHRHGQLRGCVGTLSPHRPLGEDVAANAREAAFHDTRFPPLARSEYADTGFEVSLLSPLEPIPFESRAQLLGLLRPHEDGLVLTWQGHRGAFLPQVWEQLPDPADFLAHLNQKAGLPPDAWNDGMRLSRFTVTRFQEEVGVGSSG; encoded by the coding sequence ATGACCCAGCCACCCACACTCACTGACCGGGGCCCCACCCTCCTGGCGATCGCCCGGGGAGCCGTCGCGGAGCGGCTGGGCCTGGTGGCGCCGCCGTGTGCCGAGGCCCGCTGGCTCGAAGAGCCCGGAGCGACCTTCGTCACCCTCCACCGCCACGGCCAGCTCCGGGGGTGCGTGGGAACCCTCTCCCCGCACCGGCCCCTGGGCGAGGACGTGGCCGCCAACGCCCGGGAGGCGGCCTTCCACGACACCCGCTTCCCGCCCCTGGCCCGCAGCGAGTACGCCGACACCGGCTTCGAGGTCTCCCTCCTGTCGCCCCTGGAGCCGATCCCGTTTGAAAGCCGGGCCCAGCTGCTGGGGCTGCTCCGGCCCCACGAGGATGGCCTGGTGCTGACATGGCAAGGCCACCGGGGCGCGTTCTTGCCGCAGGTCTGGGAGCAGCTGCCCGACCCCGCGGACTTCCTGGCCCACCTGAACCAGAAGGCCGGGCTGCCCCCGGATGCCTGGAACGACGGGATGCGGCTCTCCCGCTTCACCGTGACCCGCTTCCAGGAAGAGGTCGGGGTGGGAAGCTCCGGGTGA